Within the Balnearium lithotrophicum genome, the region GCCAGTTACAAGGCCGGATGATTGGCTTGACAGGGAGATAGAGGCAAAGGTTCTATCGATTGATAGAAAGAGAAGGAGCATCGTTATATCAAGGAGGAAACTTCTTGAGGAAAGAAGAGCCGAAAAGAGAAAGGAAACGTTAAAGAGATTAAAAGAGGGAGACGTTGTAGAGGGAGTTGTTAAAAATATTGTGGACTTTGGAATTTTTGTAGATGTTGATGGTGTTGATGGTTTGGTTCACAAGAGTGATATTTCCTGGTCCGGTTTAAAAACACCCTTTGATGTAGCCAAGATAGGGGACAGAATAAAGGTAAAAATCAAGAAGATAGAGAGGGACAAGGAAAGACTCGTTCTATCGCTAAAGGATGTAAAACCTGACCCCTGGGAAAGGATTGATGAGATTTATGCTCCTGGAATGAAAGTTGAGGGTGAGGTTGTAAAGGAGGAAAAGAGAGGTTTCTGGGTCTACCTCCCTCAGGATGTTGCAGGATTTATTCCAAGCGAAAACGTTCCTAAAGGAGTAAAACTTAAGTATAAACATAAGTATAAATTTGTAGTTGACAGAATAGACAAAGAGAACAGGAGAGTTATTCTAAAATGGCCGGAGGAAGAACACCAGAGATAAAAAACAAAAAGGCTTTCTTTGACTATGAGATTCTCGAAAAGTACGAAGCAGGTATTGAGCTAAAGGGAACAGAGGTTAAATCCATAAGGGAGGGAAAAGTTAATTTAAGGGATTCCTTTGTCCGCATAGAGAATGGGGAAGCCTACCTTTTTAACGCTTATATAGCTCCATATACACATGGAAATCTCTTCAATCACGAACCTACGAGAAGGAGAAAGCTACTTCTACACAAGAGAGAGATAAAAAGGCTCTTGGGAAAAGTTCAAGAAAAGGGATTAACAATAGTTCCTCTTAGAATGTACTTCAATAAACGGGGAAAGGTAAAGGTAGAGATAGCTTTGGTTAGGGGTAAGAAGAAGTACGATAAGAGAGAGGCTATCAAGAGAAGAGAACTTGAGAGAGAGGCTCAAAAGGCTATGAAGTACTATAAGTAGGAGGGTGGATTTACAATTTTAAAGTTTT harbors:
- a CDS encoding 30S ribosomal protein S1; translated protein: MEGEFAKLLEESFKKLKQEVITGTVVKVTDREAFIDFGWKSEGVVPLKELGYRPKIGEKIDVCIVEPETENGYALLSVNCARSIKEWERLADEIEKKGFVRGIIKQKVRGGYKVKLDNGLTVFLPMSQVDIMPVTRPDDWLDREIEAKVLSIDRKRRSIVISRRKLLEERRAEKRKETLKRLKEGDVVEGVVKNIVDFGIFVDVDGVDGLVHKSDISWSGLKTPFDVAKIGDRIKVKIKKIERDKERLVLSLKDVKPDPWERIDEIYAPGMKVEGEVVKEEKRGFWVYLPQDVAGFIPSENVPKGVKLKYKHKYKFVVDRIDKENRRVILKWPEEEHQR
- the smpB gene encoding SsrA-binding protein SmpB, which produces MAGGRTPEIKNKKAFFDYEILEKYEAGIELKGTEVKSIREGKVNLRDSFVRIENGEAYLFNAYIAPYTHGNLFNHEPTRRRKLLLHKREIKRLLGKVQEKGLTIVPLRMYFNKRGKVKVEIALVRGKKKYDKREAIKRRELEREAQKAMKYYK